In Colletotrichum destructivum chromosome 8, complete sequence, the following proteins share a genomic window:
- a CDS encoding Putative Acyl transferase domain superfamily, GroES-like superfamily, alcohol dehydrogenase, with translation MEPLAIIGLSVKFPQDATSPEEFWEMLREGRSAASKVPEDRFNVDAFYHPDPNRLDSLRVRDAHFMKEDPRAFDAPFFNMSPAEASVLDPQQRGLLEGAYHCLENAGISIPNITGSNTSVFVACFGRDYDAFIARDVESMSRYHATGSGSSMLANRISHAFDLRGPSITVDTACSAGLSAFHLACQSVRSGESDLSLVCGGNTYLTPESLTIPLDDAGFLSPDGRCYSFDHKANGYARGEGFGCVAVKKLSHAIRDGNVIRAVVRATGVNQDGKTPSITQPSLEAQIALIRKTYEQAGLGFSTTEYVEAHGTGTAVGDPIEARAIGEVFRKSRRTPLHIGSVKSNIGHLEGASGLAGIIKTVLVLENGIIPPICNFEKVNPAISEEELRLSFPTNAVSWPNAGLRRASVSSFGYGGSNGHVILEDAGNYLRIHGLQGHHKSVDMSSSRLPVASTNSSLDTPRSSASSSADVSRLSGSNLGLIRSFSSRLENLDLGTRTETIGIIPLSSADEDGPSRLATTLSSHFKDVKHDLLDILHTLSRHRTHLPWRSFVVMNSSDDLETLADFTSPAVRASHNNPVLHFVFTGQGAAWPRMGLDLLRYESFKESVVDADNYLSSKLGNQWSVLTELSKSLAEASRISSPALAQPLCTIMQVALVDLLRSWGVQAAGVCGHSSGEIAAAYCAGALTREEAWRIAFFRGLVSEKLAASPDSTGNMMSAGLSEQEAKVMITEEGLEDHVEIACVNSPVNVTLSGTTGGLDKLWDRLDCDKKFVRRLNVGVAYHSKQMLQVSNEYLALLQDMPIKGQAETTRGGGPTMFSSVTGSQIASLHELRNPAYWVSNLTGTVRFSDALAADVQHFNLQSRRGLQVLLEIGPQGALRRPVQDTLTPLLGGKDRWFYTTLLDPKLDDTVATLGGIARLWCTGLDVDLSKTVSSPKSEEEIPEQLVDLPAYPFNHSKLYWEESRLSERFAHRQHRRHALLGLRARDWNSNEASWRHIIRYDENPWILDHAINGSAVYPGSGMIVMAVEGARQMTSPEFQIKNYRVVKTRFLRAVSVDTSERGVEAQLHMRPRKDINNSTLSKWYDWRVFTEGSGHEWLEAAHGSIQVEYDDSGIPGAISREQRQHATIKRQYNEIVDACRFKTYPDQMYGNMRQLGLGYGPFFARLHDIVYDRDGHAAASLKLRDYAERMVYAEEDPCVIHPTTLDALCHLQMAALSAGGLRPIPTMMFTHCQEMWISNKLFDLPGNPLMHAASTQTMRGFRESEFDTVAVLDGTNEPVVVIRGERGTAITSLDDAGETQEADAACYSLDFRADLSLMASSTTTHNYLMNHTFRRFELPDKDLMDRADALSIFYVEQVLDQLEAEGMPQYGDYRDLYIKWMQRARSQREKYVPASRGRHDLDGKALAASPEPTEPTTRLVHKVGENLYDILTGKANVMEVLFENRLVDDYYSAEMFKIHAHRVGAYIEILAHANPYLKILEIGAGTGSSAAGVLPYLVYDQGSGRELKRLSEYVYTDVSTGFFENARERFAKYSSVMTFKKLDVEQDPVSQGFEEGRYDIVIAGNVLHATSDMHQSLRAARSLLKPGGKLIMVEICNPESIREGLIFGLLPGWWLRTERGTTCVYPNQGPLLTEAQWNEVMIDCGFSGVDMQWRDHEELPYHRLTTIVATAVEPAPDVFPSSRPTPMCFVVYDETSCLQRNLCQALEDDVLGSGSSTATVSALSPSQAATTDVTGATVVCLLELDKSVLRKVDETQIEVIKSLALRAKSLLWVTTGGGPDTLNPDAELSTGFGRTICSERGEQGVLIASLASESVKNPRRGSALLAKILSKVQEQQEGDNDGWHESELAEYHGVWHIPRVVPNGSLNDSVARRILKPGPQPCFIGPEADRRIRLSINNPGLLDTLRFKEIPDAEKPLTEDEVEIQVMSSSINFKDVMIALGQIPGNGFGYDGAGIISRVGPKCQHTKVGDRVMFVSVTGAFSTFVRVSELQTHPMPDTMPFTVAASIPVVYCTALYSIDYVARLRPGESILIHAGAGGVGQAAVMIAKQRGATIYVTAGSQTKRDLLVNEYGIPPENIFSSRDASFYDDIMCATNGRGVDVVLNSLGGELLQQSWRCIKVFGRFVEIGKADILQDTGLSMASFDRNVTFSAVDLIVVVENSRELMKQVMTDVMALWTEHPEDVHEPRPLHVYSATQFEEAMRYLQSGRNTGKTVIDWSQPAQIEFLPALKPSYQFHSDATYVLAGGLGGLPKAIVRWMIGRGARYFLLLSRSGAHGNSDAQKFMDEVESHGARVLAPACDISNRQTLEAILLQTPRDFPPIRGCIQGAMVLHDELLENMTASVWNEPLESKYWGSRNLGEILPPDLDFYIMLSSFAGVMGNRGQSNYAAGNTYQDGLARHLVSQRRQRAVSVNLGLILETGSANSNYFFVQSTLRAGFSGVTQDQLLGLLDALCDPSYDNSSPSFAQVVHIADSPKTLWEKGHESVLGWMTKPLFRNLHRLGAQYEAEEGKVGGSSGTEVDYLAEVKSAESADLAGDIIAKALITKLAKSLSLNETDLDPSMPVFKMGVDSLIAVEVRYWFLKTFGAQVAVFSILKDQSMNDLCLSVAMDIKK, from the exons ATGGAACCTCTCGCGATTATCGGTTTGAGCGTCAAGTTTCCGCAAGATGCAACGTCACCAGAAGAGTTCTGGGAGATGCTGCGAGAGGGGAGATCAGCAGCCTCAAAGGTCCCAGAAGACAGATTCAATGTTGACG CCTTCTATCACCCAGACCCCAACAGGTTGGACAGT CTGCGTGTCCGTGACGCTCATTTCATGAAAGAAGACCCTCGCGCATTTGACGCCCCGTTCTTCAACATGTCGCCGGCAGAGGCTTCAGTCCTGGATCCGCAACAACGTGGTCTGCTGGAGGGTGCATATCACTGTCTCGAGAACGCAGGCATTTCAATCCCCAATATTACCGGCTCCAACACATCTGTTTTTGTGGCCTGCTTTGGGCGCGACTACGATGCTTTCATTGCGCGGGACGTCGAATCAATGTCCCGTTACCATGCCAcaggcagcggcagcag CATGCTGGCCAACCGCATATCTCATGCCTTTGATCTGAGAGGTCCTTCAATCACTGTCGATACTGCCTGCTCGGCAGGTTTATCGGCCTTCCACCTGGCCTGTCAAAGTGTGCGCAGTGGCGAAAGCGACCTCTCACTTGTCTGCGGCGGCAACACGTACCTGACACCTGAATCGCTCACGATTCCTCTGGATGACGCCGGGTTTTTGTCACCAGACGGCCGCTGTTACAGCTTCGATCACAAGGCCAACGGCTACGCACGGGGTGAAGGTTTCGGCTGTGTCGCGGTGAAGAAATTGAGCCATGCCATCCGTGACGGCAACGTCATTCGCGCCGTTGTCAGAGCCACGGGTGTGAATCAAGACGGGAAAACACCAAGCATCACCCAGCCCAGTCTAGAGGCCCAGATCGCTCTTATCCGTAAGACGTATGAGCAAGCAGGACTGGGTTTCTCGACGACCGAGTACGTCGAGGCTCACGGCACAGGGACGGCTGTCGGAGACCCGATCGAAGCCAGAGCTATCGGAGAAGTCTTCCGCAaatcgagaagaacgccttTGCATATTGGCTCGGTCAAGAGCAACATCGGGCACCTCGAAGGTGCCAgtggcctcgccggcatcatcaagACTGTTCTCGTCCTGGAGAATGGAATTATCCCCCCAATCTGCAACTTTGAGAAAGTCAACCCCGCCATCAGCGAGGAAGAGTTGCGACTCAGCTTTCCAACCAATGCCGTCTCTTGGCCAAACGCTGGCCTGCGTAGGGCATCCGTCAGCTCTTTCGGATACGGCGGTTCCAATGGACACGTTATTCTGGAGGACGCTGGTAATTACTTGCGTATCCACGGTCTCCAAGGACACCACAAGTCTGTCGACATGTCGTCTTCTCGGCTCCCAGTTGCCTCCACCAACAGCTCATTGGACACACCAAggtcgtcggcttcgtcgtcaGCAGATGTTTCTCGTCTCAGTGGCAGCAACCTTGGTCTAATTAGAAGTTTTTCCTCCAGGCTTGAGAACCTGGACTTAGGTACTCGTACAGAGACGATAGGAATCATCCCCCTGAGCTCAGCAGACGAAGACGGCCCATCTCGACTAGCGACTACCCTGTCATCGCATTTCAAGGACGTCAAGCACGACTTACTTGATATTCTCCACACACTATCGCGTCATAGAActcatcttccttggcgCTCGTTTGTTGTCATGAATTCCAgcgacgacctcgagacTCTGGCAGACTTCACGTCTCCGGCGGTGCGAGCCTCTCACAATAATCCCGTCCTTCACTTCGTCTTTACCGGACAAGGTGCCGCCTGGCCTCGTATGGGTCTCGATCTTCTTCGTTACGAATCCTTCAAAGAGAGCGTCGTTGATGCGGACAACTACCTCTCGTCGAAGCTTGGCAACCAATGGAGCGTCCTAACTGAGCTGTCAAAGTCCCTAGCCGAAGCAAGCAGAATATCAAGCCCAGCACTTGCTCAGCCTCTTTGCACGATCATGCAGGTGGCCTTAGTTGACTTACTTCGTAGCTGGGGGGTCCAAGCTGCTGGAGTTTGTGGCCACTCAAGCGGCGAAATCGCCGCTGCATACTGTGCCGGTGCCCTCACCCGTGAGGAAGCCTGGCGCATAGCCTTCTTCCGAGGCTTGGTCTCAGAAAAGCTCGCAGCATCTCCCGATAGCACCGGAAACATGATGTCTGCGGGACTCAGTGAGCAGGAAGCTAAGGTTATGATCACGGAAGAAGGTCTGGAAGACCACGTTGAGATCGCCTGCGTCAACAGCCCCGTGAACGTGACGCTCTCGGGCAccaccggcggcctcgacaagctctgGGATCGACTGGATTGCGACAAGAAGTTCGTGCGCAGGCTCAACGTTGGCGTTGCATACCACTCCAAGCAGATGCTGCAGGTCTCGAACGAATATCTCGCGCTTCTCCAGGACATGCCGATCAAAGGGCAGGCAGAGACCacacgcggcggcggccctaCCATGTTCTCCTCTGTCACTGGCTCTCAGATCGCTTCCCTTCACGAGCTTCGCAATCCTGCATACTGGGTTTCGAATCTCACGGGAACTGTACGGTTCTCGGATGCGTTGGCAGCAGATGTCCAGCACTTTAACCTGCAGTCGCGACGAGGACTTCAGGTTCTCCTTGAAATCGGGCCTCAAGGCGCTCTTCGCCGTCCTGTTCAAGACACTCTCACGCCGCTACTGGGTGGCAAAGACAGGTGGTTTTACACGACCTTGCTCGACCCGAAGCTTGACGACACAGTTGCTACCCTTGGCGGCATAGCACGTTTGTGGTGTACAGGTCTGGATGTCGATCTTTCAAAAACAGTGTCGTCGCCCAAATCGGAGGAAGAAATACCCGAGCAACTCGTCGACCTCCCCGCATATCCCTTCAACCACAGCAAGCTCTATTGGGAGGAGAGTAGGCTTTCTGAAAGATTTGCGCACCGTCAACATCGGCGCCAcgcgcttctcggcctccgaGCTCGTGATTGGAATTCCAACGAAGCGAGCTGGCGACACATTATCCGCTACGACGAGAACCCGTGGATCCTGGATCACGCAATCAACGGCTCAGCTGTGTACCCCGGGTCTGGTATGATCGTCATGGCCGTCGAAGGCGCGAGACAAATGACCAGTCCCGAATTCCAGATCAAGAATTACCGGGTTGTCAAAACGCGTTTTCTCCGCGCTGTCAGTGTTGACACCTCTGAGCGAGGTGTCGAAGCCCAGCTGCATATGCGTCCCCGTAAGGACATCAACAACAGTACCCTGTCGAAGTGGTACGACTGGCGAGTCTTCACCGAGGGGAGCGGGCACGAGTGGCTTGAGGCGGCACATGGCAGCATCCAGGTTGAGTATGACGACTCCGGTATTCCAGGCGCCATCAGCCGCGAGCAGCGACAACATGCTACCATAAAGAGACAGTACAACGAGATTGTCGATGCCTGCAGGTTCAAGACATATCCCGACCAGATGTATGGAAACATGCGTCAACTCGGGCTCGGATACGGACCTTTCTTTGCCCGACTGCACGACATTGTCTACGACAGAGACGGACACGCAGCCGCCAGCTTGAAACTGCGTGATTACGCAGAAAGAATGGTTTACGCTGAAGAAGACCCTTGCGTCATTCACCCCACAACTCTAGATGCGTTGTGCCATCTGCAAATGGCGGcgctctcggccggcggACTCCGGCCGATCCCCACGATGATGTTCACGCATTGCCAGGAGATGTGGATCAGCAACAAGCTCTTCGACCTGCCCGGAAACCCTCTGATGCACGCAGCATCGACACAGACGATGCGCGGCTTCCGAGAGAGCGAGTTCGACACCGTCGCGGTGCTGGACGGGACCAACGAGCCAGTGGTGGTGATCCGCGGTGAGCGAGGCACCGCCATCACGAGCctggacgatgccggcgagaCGCAAGAAGCGGACGCTGCTTGCTACTCGCTGGATTTCCGTGCGGATCTGTCGCTCATGGCCAGTTCGACAACGACACACAACTATCTCATGAATCACACATTCCGGCGCTTTGAGCTGCCGGACAAAGATCTCATGGACCGCGCCGACGCATTGTCCATCTTTTACGTTGAGCAAGTGCTTGATCAGCTTGAAGCCGAAGGCATGCCGCAGTATGGGGACTACCGTGACTTGTACATCAAGTGGATGCAGCGCGCCAGATCGCAACGAGAAAAGTACGTTCCCGCTTCCAGGGGAAGACATGACTTGGATGGAAAGGCCTTGGCTGCGTCCCCCGAGCCGACGGAGCCTACCACTCGTCTGGTTCATAAAGTCGGCGAGAACTTGTACGACATCCTCACTGGGAAAGCGAACGTCATGGAAGTCTTGTTCGAAAACCGTCTTGTTGATG ATTACTATTCGGCCGAGATGTTCAAGATCCATGCGCATCGCGTCGGCGCTTACATTGAAATTCTCGCGCATGCGAACCCTTACCTCAAGATCCTTGAAATCGGTGCGGGCACTGGAAGTTCCGCCGCTGGCGTTTTGCCGTACCTTGTATATGACCAAGGTAGCGGGAGGGAACTCAAACG TCTTTCCGAGTATGTGTACACGGATGTCTCAACTGGGTTTTTCGAGAATGCCAGAGAACGCTTTGCGAAGTACTCTAGCGTCATGACGTTCAAGAAGCTCGATGTTGAGCAAGATCCAGTGTCTCAAGGCTTCGAAGAAGGCAGATATGACATCGTCATTGCAGGCAACGTACTCCACGCCACCAGCGACATGCACCAGTCCCTTCGCGCAGCCCGTAGCCTCTTGAAACCCGGAGGCAAACTCATCATGGTTGAGATTTGCAACCCGGAGAGCATCCGAGAAGGCCTAATCTTCGGCTTGCTGCCCGGATGGTGGCTGCGGACCGAGCGAGGGACGACTTGTGTCTACCCCAACCAGGGCCCCTTGTTGACCGAGGCGCAATGGAACGAGGTCATGATTGACTGCGGCTTCTCCGGAGTTGATATGCAGTGGAGAGATCACGAAGAGCTCCCGTATCACCGTCTGACCACCATTGTAGCCACCGCGGTTGAGCCGGCTCCAGATGTGTTTCCCTCTTCGCGCCCGACGCCTATGTGTTTTGTTGTATACGACGAGACATCATGCTTACAGCGCAATCTTTGTCAGGCTTTGGAAGACGATGTGTTGGGGTCTGGATCTTCTACTGCTACAGTCTCGGCTCTCTCTCCAAGTCAGGCAGCAACGACGGATGTCACTGGTGCTACTGTCGTATGTCTCTTGGAGTTGGACAAGAGCGTTTTGAGAAAGGTGGACGAGACTCAAATCGAAGTCATCAAGTCGCTCGCTCTGCGGGCCAAAAGTCTGCTTTGGGTGACAACTGGAGGCGGTCCGGATACACTCAACCCTGACGCCGAGCTTTCAACCGGGTTTGGGCGTACGATTTGTTCTGAACGGGGCGAGCAGGGCGTCCTCATTGCCAGCTTGGCCTCAGAATCAGTCAAGAACCCTCGCCGAGGCTCCGCACTACTCGCAAAGATCCTCAGCAAAGTGCAGGAACAACAGGAAGGTGACAACGATGGCTGGCATGAGTCGGAGCTGGCCGAATATCATGGCGTCTGGCATATTCCCAGGGTGGTTCCAAACGGCTCTCTCAACGATTCCGTGGCGAGACGAATCCTCAAGCCCGGGCCTCAGCCCTGCTTCATCGGCCCCGAAGCGGATCGTCGCATCCGGCTCTCGATCAACAATCCTGGGCTTCTTGATACTCTCCGGTTCAAAGAGATacccgacgccgagaagccgcTTACGGAGGACGAAGTCGAGATTCAAGTCATGTCTTCCAGCATCAACTTCAAAGACGTCATGATTGCTTTGGGACAGATCCCAGGCAACGGGTTCGGGTACGATGGTGCTGGCATCATTTCGCGTGTTGGGCCCAAGTGCCAGCACACGAAAGTCGGGGACCGCGTCATGTTTGTCTCTGTCACCGGGGCTTTCAGCACCTTCGTCCGCGTGTCCGAGCTCCAGACTCACCCCATGCCGGACACGATGCCCTTCACCGTGGCTGCGTCCATCCCCGTGGTGTACTGCACTGCGCTGTACTCGATCGATTACGTCGCGCGTCTCCGCCCCGGGGAGAGCATCTTGATACACGCGGGGGCGGGCGGTGTTGGTcaggccgccgtcatgattGCCAAGCAGAGAGGCGCCACAATCTATGTCACTGCCGGCAGCCAAACCAAGCGCGATCTGCTCGTCAACGAGTACGGTATCCCACCAGAGAACATCTTCAGCAGCCGCGACGCATCCTTCTACGACGACATCATGTGTGCCACCAACGGTCGCGGCGTCGATGTGGTTCTCAACTCGCTTGGCGgcgagcttcttcagcagaGCTGGAGGTGTATCAAGGTCTTTGGCCGCTTCGTTGAAATCGGGAAAGCCGACATTCTGCAGGACACAGGGCTGAGCATGGCCTCGTTCGATCGCAACGTGACGTTCTCGGCGGTGGACCTCATCGTGGTGGTGGAAAACTCCCGCGAGCTGATGAAGCAGGTTATGACAGACGTCATGGCCTTGTGGACTGAGCATCCCGAAGACGTCCACGAACCCAGACCTCTCCATGTCTACTCGGCCACTCAGTTTGAAGAGGCGATGCGATACCTTCAAAGCGGTAGAAACACCGGCAAGACAGTCATCGACTGGTCTCAGCCTGCCCAGATTGAGTTTCTTCCCGCCTTGAAGCCGAGTTACCAATTCCACTCGGACGCAACCTATGTCCTGGCCGGTGGTCTCGGTGGTCTGCCCAAGGCAATCGTGCGCTGGATGATCGGCCGAGGGGCGAGGTACTTCCTGCTTTTGTCACGATCGGGGGCCCATGGAAATTCAGACGCTCAAAAGTTCATGGACGAGGTTGAGAGCCACGGCGCTCGGGTACTCGCCCCTGCTTGCGACATTTCCAATCGTCAGACTTTAGAGGCAATTCTCCTCCAGACACCCCGGGATTTCCCTCCCATCAGGGGCTGCATTCAAGGTGCCATGGTGCTTCacgacgagctgctggaAAACATGACGGCCAGTGTTTGGAACGAGCCTCTCGAATCCAAATACTGGGGCTCGCGCAATCTTGGTGAGATACTACCACCCGACCTCGACTTCTACATCATGTTATCTTCGTTTGCGGGTGTCATGGGGAACCGTGGCCAGAGCAATTATGCTGCTGGCAACACCTATCAGGATGGCTTGGCGCGCCATCTTGTTTCTCAACGTAGGCAACGCGCCGTGTCTGTGAATCTCGGCTTGATTCTCGAGACCGGTTCGGCCAACTCGAATTACTTCTTCGTTCAGTCTACACTTCGCGCAGGATTCTCCGGAGTCACCCAAGACCAACTCCTGGGCTTGCTTGACGCTCTCTGCGACCCGAGCTATGACAACTCCAGTCCTTCGTTCGCGCAGGTGGTACACATCGCAGACAGTCCAAAGACCCTCTGGGAAAAGGGACACGAGAGTGTCTTGGGCTGGATGACGAAGCCTCTGTTTCGCAATCTACACCGTCTGGGAGCCCAGTACGAAGCAGAGGAGGGCAAAGTTGGCGGGTCATCGGGGACCGAGGTTGATTATTTGGCCGAAGTCAAGAGCGCCGAGTCGGCTGACCTGGCTGGGgacatcatcgccaaagCGCTGATAACGAAGTTGGCGAAATCGCTGTCACTCAACGAAACAGATCTGGACCCGAGCATGCCCGTCTTCAAAATGGGAGTCGATTCACTCATCGCCGTGGAAGTGAGATATTGGTTCTTGAAAACATTTGGCGCGCAGGTCGCCGTCTTCAGCATTTTGAAAGATCAGAGCATGAACGACTTGTGTCTCTCGGTCGCAATGGATATTAAGAAGTAA
- a CDS encoding Putative cytochrome P450 → MNLTQDEAVRVLWAKPSLDLSFSFLASLAISTLFSLRILSWALAERKIRKLGGHAPSAHSSADVFGFGYLVRMVKFASQDRNLEFFHDCLVSSGRTKSKNPFTYEFGILGERRIVTASHENIKAIHATQFNDFEKGDRFRRDWGGLLGRSIFSLDGDDWHRTRQFLRPHFSRQRVSDLECFERHLGHLFDILDGGKTVDVADVMARFAFDAAADFSLGIDVRSLTNPSHTFIEAFDRVHSTQTLIEYLNPLGWYLVPRWQYNRDLATMDAFVQPVLDAALALSDERKAEMSLGGEPEKEGKFSFLKACAEISRDKKFLRDELVTIMLAARDTTAMTLAWCLFELARSPAIVEDLRAEILSRIGQENLPTYEDLKDLRLLSWILNETLRLYPSIPYNARVAARDTSLPVGGGPSGKDPIGVPKGTLIYTCPHVLHLRGDLYPEENEYPLDQFHPRRWQKWRPAAWTYIPFGGGPRTCIGQQFVLVQMSYVLVRLFQRYTGLDPMHEKTRAGAQADNKRVNTSCTAAKTSLVEDYMMSRPRMKSEITLGPRSSINLRFESQNE, encoded by the exons ATGAACCTCACACAAGATGAGGCCGTACGCGTTCTGTGGGCAAAGCCGAGCCTCGACCTCTCATTTTCCTTTCTGGCCTCACTTGCTATCTCTACGCTGTTTTCCTTACGCATCCTGTCATGGGCCTTGGCGGAGAGAAAGATACGAAAACTTGGTGGTCACGCCCCTTCCGCTCATTCATCGGCTGATGTGTTTG GCTTTGGGTATCTCGTTCGAATGGTCAAATTTGCTAGCCAGGACCGAAACCTTGAATTCTTTCACGACTGTTTAGTGAGCAGTGGCCGAACAAAGTCGAAGAACCCGTTCACGTACGAGTTTGGTATTCTTGGAGAACGGCGAATTGTCACAGCCAGCCACGAAAA CATCAAAGCCATTCATGCAACTCAGTTCAATGATTTTGAGAAGGGCGACCGCTTCAGGCGGGATTGGGGAGGCCTCTTGGGGCGAAGCATCTTTTCGTTGGATGGCGATGACTGGCACCGTACAAGGCAGTTTTTACGACCGCACTTTTCGCGTCAACGAGTGAGTGATCTCGAGTGCTTTGAGAGGCATTTGGGTCATTTGTTCGATATTTTGGATGGAGGCAAAACCGTCGATGTCGCTGATGTGATGGCGCG ATTCGCTTTtgacgccgcggccgactTCTCCCTTGGAATCGACGTTAGATCACTCACGAATCCGTCCCATACTTTCATCGAAGCGTTCGACCGTGTACACAGCACCCAGACGCTCATTGAGTACCTCAACCCATTGGGCTGGTATCTTGTCCCGCGATGGCAGTACAATCGTGACTTGGCCACCATGGATGCCTTTGTGCAGCCTgtgctcgacgccgctctGGCGCTTTCTGACGAGCGAAAAGCCGAGATGTCACTTGGCGGCGAGCCAGAAAAGGAGGGGAAATTCTCCTTCCTCAAGGCCTGCGCGGAGATCAGCAGGGATAAGAAATTCCTTCGAGACGAGCTGGTCACCATCATGCTGGCCGCAAGAGACACGACGGCCATGACCCTTGCGTGGTGCCTCTTTGAACTGGCCCGCAGCCCGGCTATTGTTGAAGACCTACGTGCAGAAATTCTCTCGCGCATTGGCCAGGAAAACCTGCCTACGTATGAGGACCTCAAGGACTTGCGACTGTTATCGTGGATCTTGAACGAGACGTTACGCCTCTATCCTAGCATCCCGTACAATGCGCGGGTTGCGGCTCGCGATACCAGCTTACCCGTTGGTGGTGGACCAAGCGGCAAGGACCCCATCGGCGTCCCTAAAGGAACGTTAATTTACACATGTCCACACGTTCTGC ATCTCCGCGGTGACCTATACCCCGAAGAAAACGAGTACCCTCTGGACCAGTTTCATCCAAGACGCTGGCAGAAGTGGCGACCTGCGGCGTGGACTTACATCCCGTTTGGCGGGGGACCAAGGACTTGCATTGGGCAGCAATTCGTTCTTGTGCAGATGAGCTACGTGCTCGTCAGACTGTTCCAGCGATATACAGGATTGGATCCCATGCACGAGAAAACACGTGCTGGTGCTCAGGCTGACAACAAGCGCGTCAATACATCTTGCACAGCGGCCAAGACGTCGCTCGTAGAGGACTACATGATGAGTCGTCCGCGAATGAAGAGCGAGATTACTCTAGGCCCCAGAAGCAGCATCAATCTCCGATTTGAGTCGCAAAATGAATAA
- a CDS encoding Putative S-adenosyl-L-methionine-dependent methyltransferase superfamily has product MTMASSLLAALPGYSTLEYHFSGSQNRTTSAGVAVYNSWTLGFVYDRLVLDLYLSYVWRCPKPIVEDLYAKVIAQASGTLEDGGLRIIDIGVGTGYFVSRAPIPSKASLTLFDLNKSCLDAASERCRTAHKARGVLVDVDTICGDFLAQETSPGSVYTNLSGSERSIDLIFTTMLLHCVPGPPLRKASALAGLSRLLKPTTGTLAGVTILGDGAAHNWAGRSLMFWHNLMGWFGNSEDDEMVFVRALEDAFEIVEWKVVGAVLVFQARSPRL; this is encoded by the coding sequence ATGACAATGGCCTCATCACTTCTCGCCGCCTTGCCCGGGTATTCGACTCTCGAATATCACTTTTCGGGGTCTCAAAACCGCACCACCTCCGCCGGTGTCGCAGTGTACAATTCCTGGACACTCGGGTTTGTCTACGATAGGCTGGTCTTGGACTTGTATCTAAGCTACGTCTGGCGGTGCCCCAAGCCCATCGTCGAAGACTTATACGCCAAGGTCATTGCCCAAGCCTCAGGCACTTTAGAGGATGGTGGTCTTCGCATCATCGACATTGGCGTCGGCACTGGATATTTCGTCTCCCGCGCCCCCATCCCCTCAAAGGCATCCCTAACGCTGTTTGATCTCAATAAATCATGTCTGGATGCGGCATCTGAGCGGTGCAGAACAGCACACAAGGCAAGAGGTGTTCTGGTCGATGTGGACACGATTTGCGGCGACTTTCTCGCCCAAGAAACAAGCCCAGGTTCCGTCTACACAAACCTTAGTGGTAGCGAGAGAAGCATCGATCTCATATTTACGACAATGCTTCTGCATTGCGTTCCTGGGCCTCCATTGCGGAAGGCATCCGCTCTGGCAGGTCTCTCCCGACTGTTGAAGCCAACGACAGGTACCTTGGCTGGTGTCACGATCTTGGGCGATGGTGCCGCACACAACTGGGCAGGAAGGTCACTGATGTTCTGGCATAACCTGATGGGGTGGTTTGGCAATAGCGAAGATGATGAAATGGTATTTGTGCGTGCGCTAGAAGACGCCTTTGAGATCGTTGAGTGGAAGGTCGTCGGAGCAGTTTTGGTGTTCCAGGCTCGAAGCCCGAGGCTATAG